The Arctopsyche grandis isolate Sample6627 chromosome 5, ASM5162203v2, whole genome shotgun sequence genome includes a window with the following:
- the LOC143912023 gene encoding uncharacterized protein LOC143912023 isoform X1 → MECRLCLGSAPAESSVSIFQRPGPHPERLEQRIRTGCQIYVKRGDGLPDTVCFSCKTNLESLISFRKACFRSHETSQLRLADCLNIKTEEVFLEDLIWDDEPSQSTIQRKDSEICLKPFTQKSNHKKQKKLHTGINLHKCEICLKSFTRKSTLDTHKKSHAGIKPHKCDICLKSYVRKGELVSHLRTHTGEKPYRCEICLKSFTQKSSLETHKKLHAGIKPHQCDICLKSFNYKNKLVRHLRSHTGEKPYRCEICLKSFTQRSGLDTHKKSHAGIKPHKCDICLKSYVRKYELVSHLRTHTGEKPYKCEICLKSFTLKSSLETHKKSHAGIKPHKCKICLKLFSQKSYLVLHEKLHAGIKPHQCDICLKSFNYKNKLVIHLRSHTGEKPYRCEICLKSYTQKSSLETHKKSHTGIKPHKCDICLKSFVRRDELVSHLRTHTGEKPYRCEICLKSFTQKYSLETHTKLHAGIKPHKCKICLKLFSQKSYLVLHEKLHAGIKPHQCDICLKSFIYKNKLVIHLRSHTGEKPYRCEICPKSFTQKSSLETHKKLHAGIKPHKCEIFLKSFTRKPYPKRHKQLHAEIKPHKCDICLKSFIRKHKLVTHLISHTGGKALQV, encoded by the exons atggagtgcaggctttgtcttggatcagctccggccgagtcttccgtctccatcttccagagaccaggtcctcatccagagcgtctggagcaacgcattcggaccggCTGTCAGATTTAT gttaaaagaggcgatgggttgccagacacggtgtgtttttcgtgtaagaccaatctcgaatcgttgatcagctttcgaaaggcttgctTTCGAAGCCACGAAACATCTCAACTGAGGTTAGCTGATTGCTTGAacatcaagactgaagaagttttctTGGAAGATctaatatgggacgatgagccttcacaaTCGACAATTCAACGAAAGGatagtgaaatttgtctaaaaccatttactcaaaaatctaaccataagaaacaaaaaaaattgcatactgggataaatctacacaagtgtgaaatttgtctaaaatcatttactagaaAATCTACCCTCGATACACATAAAAAatcgcatgctgggataaaaccacacaaatgtgacatttgtttaaaatcatatgttcggaAAGgtgaacttgtgtcacatttgagaactcacacgggggaaaagccttacaggtgtgaaatctgtctaaaatcatttactcaaaaatctagcctcgagacacataaaaaattgcatgctgggataaaaccacaccaatgtgacatttgtttaaaatcatttaattataaaaataagctCGTgagacatttgagatctcacacgggggaaaaaccTTACAGGTGTGAaatctgtctaaaatcatttactcaaagaTCTGGCCTCGATACACATAAAAAatcgcatgctgggataaaaccacacaaatgtgacatttgtttaaaatcatatgttcgtaaatatgaacttgtgtcacatttgagaactcacacgggggaaaagccttacaagtgtgaaatctgtctaaaatcatttactctaaaatctagcctcgagacacataaaaaatcgcatgctgggataaaaccacacaaatgtaaaatttgtttaaaattattttctcaaaaatcttacctcgtgttacatgaaaaattgcatgctgggataaaaccacaccaatgtgacatttgtttaaaatcatttaattataaaaataaacttgtgatacatttgagatctcacacgggggaaaagccttacaggtgtgaaatctgtctaaaatcatatactcaaaaatctagcttagagacacataaaaaatcacatactgggataaaaccacacaaatgtgacatttgtttaaaatcatttgttcgTAGAGatgaacttgtgtcacatttgagaactcacacgggggaaaagccttacaggtgtgaaatctgtctaaaatcatttactcaaaaatataGCCTCGAGACACATACAAAATTGCATGCTggtataaaaccacacaaatgtaaaatttgtttaaaattattttctcaaaaatcttacctcgtgttacatgaaaaattgcatgctgggataaaaccacaccaatgtgacatttgtttaaaatcatttatttataaaaataaacttgtgatacatttaagatctcacacgggggaaaagccttacaggtgCGAAATCTgtccaaaatcatttactcaaaaatctagcctcgagacacataaaaaattgcatgctgggataaaaccacacaaatgtgaaatctttttaaaatcatttactcgaaaaccTTACCCCAAGAGACATAAACAATTGCATGctgagataaaaccacacaaatgtgacatttgtttaaaatcatttatccgAAAACATAAACTTGTGACACATTTAATATCTCACACGGGGGGAAAAgctttacaagtgtga
- the LOC143912023 gene encoding uncharacterized protein LOC143912023 isoform X2: protein MECRLCLGSAPAESSVSIFQRPGPHPERLEQRIRTGCQIYVKRGDGLPDTVCFSCKTNLESLISFRKACFRSHETSQLRLADCLNIKTEEVFLEDLIWDDEPSQSTIQRKDSEICLKPFTQKSNHKKQKKLHTGINLHKCEICLKSFTRKSTLDTHKKSHAGIKPHKCDICLKSYVRKGELVSHLRTHTGEKPYRCEICLKSFTQKSSLETHKKLHAGIKPHQCDICLKSFNYKNKLVRHLRSHTGEKPYRCEICLKSFTQRSGLDTHKKSHAGIKPHKCDICLKSYVRKYELVSHLRTHTGEKPYKCEICLKSFTLKSSLETHKKSHAGIKPHKCKICLKLFSQKSYLVLHEKLHAGIKPHQCDICLKSFNYKNKLVIHLRSHTGEKPYRCEICLKSYTQKSSLETHKKSHTGIKPHKCDICLKSFVRRDELVSHLRTHTGEKPYRCEICPKSFTQKSSLETHKKLHAGIKPHKCEIFLKSFTRKPYPKRHKQLHAEIKPHKCDICLKSFIRKHKLVTHLISHTGGKALQV from the exons atggagtgcaggctttgtcttggatcagctccggccgagtcttccgtctccatcttccagagaccaggtcctcatccagagcgtctggagcaacgcattcggaccggCTGTCAGATTTAT gttaaaagaggcgatgggttgccagacacggtgtgtttttcgtgtaagaccaatctcgaatcgttgatcagctttcgaaaggcttgctTTCGAAGCCACGAAACATCTCAACTGAGGTTAGCTGATTGCTTGAacatcaagactgaagaagttttctTGGAAGATctaatatgggacgatgagccttcacaaTCGACAATTCAACGAAAGGatagtgaaatttgtctaaaaccatttactcaaaaatctaaccataagaaacaaaaaaaattgcatactgggataaatctacacaagtgtgaaatttgtctaaaatcatttactagaaAATCTACCCTCGATACACATAAAAAatcgcatgctgggataaaaccacacaaatgtgacatttgtttaaaatcatatgttcggaAAGgtgaacttgtgtcacatttgagaactcacacgggggaaaagccttacaggtgtgaaatctgtctaaaatcatttactcaaaaatctagcctcgagacacataaaaaattgcatgctgggataaaaccacaccaatgtgacatttgtttaaaatcatttaattataaaaataagctCGTgagacatttgagatctcacacgggggaaaaaccTTACAGGTGTGAaatctgtctaaaatcatttactcaaagaTCTGGCCTCGATACACATAAAAAatcgcatgctgggataaaaccacacaaatgtgacatttgtttaaaatcatatgttcgtaaatatgaacttgtgtcacatttgagaactcacacgggggaaaagccttacaagtgtgaaatctgtctaaaatcatttactctaaaatctagcctcgagacacataaaaaatcgcatgctgggataaaaccacacaaatgtaaaatttgtttaaaattattttctcaaaaatcttacctcgtgttacatgaaaaattgcatgctgggataaaaccacaccaatgtgacatttgtttaaaatcatttaattataaaaataaacttgtgatacatttgagatctcacacgggggaaaagccttacaggtgtgaaatctgtctaaaatcatatactcaaaaatctagcttagagacacataaaaaatcacatactgggataaaaccacacaaatgtgacatttgtttaaaatcatttgttcgTAGAGatgaacttgtgtcacatttgagaactcacacgggggaaaagccttacag gtgCGAAATCTgtccaaaatcatttactcaaaaatctagcctcgagacacataaaaaattgcatgctgggataaaaccacacaaatgtgaaatctttttaaaatcatttactcgaaaaccTTACCCCAAGAGACATAAACAATTGCATGctgagataaaaccacacaaatgtgacatttgtttaaaatcatttatccgAAAACATAAACTTGTGACACATTTAATATCTCACACGGGGGGAAAAgctttacaagtgtga
- the LOC143912026 gene encoding uncharacterized protein LOC143912026, whose product MECRLCLGSAPAESSVSIFGDPHPERLEQRIRTGCQIYVKRGDGLPDTVCLSCKTNLESLISFRKACFRSHETSQLRLADCLNIKTEEVFLEDLIWNDQPSQSTIHRKDSEICLKPFTQKSNHKKQKKLHTGINLHKCEICLKSFTRKSTLDTHKKSHAGIKPHKCDICLKSYVRKDELVSHLRTHTGEKPYRCEICLKSFSQKSSLERHKQLHAVLKPHKCKICLKLFSQKSSLKTHKKMHAGIKPHQCDICLKSFNYKNKLVRHLRSHTGEKPYRCEICLKSFTQKSSLETHKKMHAGIKPHQCDICLKSFIYKNNLVIHLRSHTGEKPYRCEICLKSFTRKYILNTHKKLHTGTKPYKCDICFKSFIYKKKLVSHLRSHTGGKALQV is encoded by the exons atggagtgcaggctttgtcttggatcagctccggccgagtcttccgtctccatcttcggcgatcctcatccagagcgtctggagcaacgcattcgaaccggctgtcaaatttat gttaaaagaggcgatgggttgccagacacggtgtgtctttcgtgtaagaccaatctcgaatcgttgatcagctttcgaaaggcttgctTTCGAAGCCACGAAACATCTCAACTGAGGTTAGCTGATTGCTTGAacatcaagactgaagaagttttctTGGAAGATCTAATATGGAACGATCAGCCTTCACAAtcgacaattcaccgaaaggatagtgaaatttgtctaaaaccatttactcaaaaatctaaccataagaaacaaaaaaaattgcatactgggataaatctacacaagtgtgaaatttgtctaaaatcatttactagaaAATCTACCCTCGATACACATAAAAAatcgcatgctgggataaaaccacacaaatgtgacatttgtttaaaatcatatgttcggaAAGatgaacttgtgtcacatttgagaactcacacgggggaaaagccttacaggtgtgaaatctgtctaaaatcattttctcaaaaatctagcctagAGAGACATAAACAATTGCATGCTGtgttaaaaccacacaaatgtaaaatttgtttaaaattattttctcaaaaatctagcctcaagacacataaaaaaatgcatgctgggataaaaccacaccaatgtgacatttgtttaaaatcatttaattataaaaataagctCGTgagacatttgagatctcacacgggggaaaagccttacaggtgCGAAAtatgtctaaaatcatttactcaaaaatctagcctcgagacacataaaaaaatgcatgctgggataaaaccacaccaatgtgacatttgtttaaaatcatttatttataaaaataaccttgtgatacatttgagatctcacacgggggaaaagccttacaggtgtgaaatctgtctaaaatcatttactcgaaaatatatcctcaatacacataaaaaattgcatactgggacaaaaccatacaaatgtgacatttgttttaaatcatttatttataaaaaaaagcttgtatcacatttgagatctcacacagggggaaaagccttacaagtgtga